A genomic stretch from Methanomassiliicoccales archaeon includes:
- a CDS encoding TCP-1/cpn60 chaperonin family protein, with translation MGTTPILILKEGTKRDRGKDAQYNNIMAARAIADAVRSTLGPRGMDKMLVDSMGDVVITNDGVTILKEIDVEHPAAKMLVEVAKTQDEECGDGTTTAVVLAGELLKKAVDLIDANVHPTIISGGYRLAAQKAMEYLDAIAMPVSIDDKETLKKIAMTAMMSKAVSGVRAHMADLAVEAVTSIAEKVDGKWTVDLDNIQVVKKQGGAMEDTQLVKGVILDKEPVHPAMPKRVEKAKIALVDAALEIKKTEIDAKIEIRDPSQLQAFLAEEENMLRKMVEQVKNSGANVLFCQKGIDDLAQHFLAKEKIFALRRVKKSDMEKLAKATGATIVSKLSELSSKDLGHADLVEMRKYQEDEMTFVTGCKNPKSVSILIRGGTEHVVDEIERSLEDAMSVVAVAIEDGKMITGGGSTAVELAMKLREYAASVGGREQIAIDAFASALEVVPTALAENAGLDPIDVLIDLRKAHKSGEKTAGINVFTGKVTDMLKENVLEPIRVGRQAINSATDAAVMILRIDDVIAAKGGTKPGPGQPGGPTEASLKPEED, from the coding sequence ATGGGAACAACACCGATTCTTATCCTTAAAGAAGGCACGAAGCGTGACAGGGGAAAGGACGCACAGTATAACAATATCATGGCAGCGAGAGCGATTGCCGATGCTGTGCGGAGCACCCTCGGTCCGCGCGGCATGGATAAGATGTTGGTCGACAGTATGGGCGACGTGGTTATCACCAACGATGGTGTGACAATTCTGAAGGAAATCGATGTAGAACACCCCGCGGCAAAGATGCTGGTCGAGGTTGCAAAAACTCAGGATGAGGAATGCGGGGATGGAACCACAACCGCAGTCGTTCTCGCTGGAGAATTGCTAAAGAAGGCAGTTGACCTTATCGATGCGAATGTTCACCCAACCATTATCAGCGGTGGCTACAGGCTTGCGGCGCAGAAAGCGATGGAATACCTCGATGCCATTGCGATGCCAGTCTCCATCGATGATAAGGAAACGCTGAAGAAAATCGCGATGACCGCGATGATGAGTAAAGCAGTCAGCGGAGTGCGTGCACACATGGCAGACCTTGCCGTTGAGGCCGTGACTTCTATCGCAGAGAAGGTTGACGGTAAGTGGACTGTTGATCTCGACAACATACAGGTCGTCAAGAAGCAGGGCGGTGCGATGGAGGATACTCAGCTGGTCAAAGGAGTTATTCTTGACAAGGAGCCAGTTCACCCTGCGATGCCGAAGAGGGTCGAGAAGGCGAAGATCGCACTCGTTGACGCTGCTCTTGAGATCAAGAAGACTGAAATCGATGCGAAGATCGAGATTCGGGATCCTTCGCAACTTCAGGCGTTCCTTGCCGAAGAGGAGAACATGCTGAGGAAGATGGTTGAACAGGTCAAGAATTCGGGTGCGAATGTCCTGTTCTGCCAGAAGGGAATTGATGATCTAGCTCAGCACTTCCTTGCGAAGGAGAAGATCTTCGCTCTCAGGCGTGTCAAGAAATCAGATATGGAGAAGTTGGCGAAGGCGACTGGTGCGACAATCGTCAGCAAGCTCAGTGAACTCAGCAGCAAAGATCTCGGTCATGCAGATCTCGTTGAAATGAGGAAATATCAGGAGGACGAGATGACCTTCGTTACAGGCTGCAAGAATCCGAAGTCCGTATCAATCTTGATCCGTGGCGGTACGGAGCACGTTGTTGACGAAATCGAACGCTCGCTTGAGGACGCGATGAGCGTTGTCGCGGTCGCGATTGAAGACGGCAAGATGATCACTGGTGGTGGATCCACAGCTGTCGAGCTTGCGATGAAGCTGAGGGAATACGCCGCATCAGTCGGTGGAAGAGAACAGATCGCGATCGACGCCTTTGCGAGCGCCCTTGAGGTTGTCCCGACGGCACTCGCTGAGAATGCGGGTCTCGATCCCATCGATGTATTGATCGACCTCAGGAAGGCTCACAAGTCCGGTGAGAAGACAGCAGGTATCAATGTCTTCACAGGCAAAGTCACCGATATGCTCAAGGAGAATGTCCTTGAGCCGATCCGCGTTGGTAGGCAGGCGATCAACTCTGCGACCGATGCTGCGGTCATGATCCTGAGGATCGATGACGTCATCGCGGCAAAGGGCGGGACTAAGCCTGGACCGGGACAGCCGGGCGGACCGACTGAGGCTAGCCTGAAGCCTGAAGAAGACTGA
- a CDS encoding DUF2240 family protein, which yields MEELMTCLALVFKRKGKSVLSEKELVFSVSMDYRWFTPKEAQRLLEIGLKSGLLTRTDGLIKPTFDYKKVEIPINFKPSKRVLEEVKEEPSLFSRILNRITTAGIPRREAVARINKIQERLGVDVEVAALAYAKDVEVNIDDLIDEVWKEVAER from the coding sequence ATGGAAGAACTAATGACATGCCTGGCTCTCGTTTTCAAGAGAAAGGGGAAGAGCGTTCTGTCGGAGAAAGAATTGGTTTTCTCCGTGTCGATGGATTATCGCTGGTTCACACCAAAGGAAGCACAAAGGCTTTTGGAAATTGGTTTAAAAAGCGGATTACTCACGAGAACCGATGGTCTCATCAAACCAACTTTTGATTACAAGAAAGTCGAGATTCCAATCAATTTCAAACCGAGCAAAAGAGTGTTGGAAGAAGTGAAAGAAGAGCCCTCATTATTTTCAAGAATTCTCAATCGCATTACAACTGCTGGCATACCAAGAAGGGAAGCCGTTGCAAGAATCAACAAGATTCAAGAAAGGCTCGGTGTTGACGTCGAGGTGGCGGCCCTCGCATACGCGAAAGACGTCGAGGTCAACATCGATGATTTAATCGATGAGGTATGGAAGGAAGTCGCTGAAAGATAA
- a CDS encoding TFIIB-type zinc ribbon-containing protein → MNKKIKKILVCPQCGSSDLYYEAGLLTGYKYHCKRCNYIGPFVIEIDVELEQDKK, encoded by the coding sequence ATGAATAAGAAAATCAAAAAAATTCTTGTGTGTCCGCAGTGCGGCTCTTCAGATCTATATTACGAAGCGGGTTTGTTGACTGGATATAAATATCACTGCAAACGATGTAACTACATCGGACCATTCGTTATCGAAATAGATGTTGAGTTGGAGCAAGACAAGAAATAA
- a CDS encoding MFS transporter yields MASFRGYDERVWILFIGRTIAAAGFSIVMPFLAIYLHEKLGVPMSIVGLIFLISSAIGAIGQLVGGEVADRLGRKSVMDLSIGARAAIFIMISFAVATDASFLLIGAFVVISNFLGSLFEPASNAMVADIVEPAKRLEAYGLLRIGVNIGWALGPLIGGFLAAFSYSSLFLLTAATSATVALLIYFKVEESMKPGDSNERFSFKDLLKLRNDHRFFVFCVFSLILWIVVAQMSSTFSVFSTSEVKVSVIEIGYLYTINGLIVVFAQLPIARYISRFNMSTVIATGALVYSIGYFLVGFAFGFLFLAFCMVIITLGEIITSPSSMNLVANMSPENERGLYMGFFGLFTSFGWSLGPFIGGVSIDLLSKSPVLMWGFISSFGVISAIGYILLGRRLPSRLNRVANNRESKN; encoded by the coding sequence ATGGCAAGTTTTAGAGGTTATGATGAAAGGGTATGGATTCTTTTCATCGGCCGGACGATCGCTGCGGCTGGTTTCTCAATCGTCATGCCATTTCTTGCGATCTACCTTCACGAAAAACTCGGTGTCCCAATGTCGATTGTCGGCCTGATCTTTCTCATTTCCTCGGCCATTGGTGCTATCGGACAGCTAGTAGGTGGAGAGGTAGCCGATAGGCTAGGCCGAAAAAGCGTGATGGATTTATCGATCGGCGCGAGGGCCGCAATCTTCATTATGATCAGCTTCGCCGTTGCTACCGATGCCAGTTTCTTGTTGATCGGTGCTTTCGTTGTCATCAGCAATTTCCTCGGATCTTTGTTTGAACCCGCCTCAAACGCAATGGTCGCAGACATTGTTGAACCAGCGAAACGATTGGAAGCCTACGGATTGCTGAGGATCGGAGTCAACATCGGGTGGGCTCTTGGTCCTCTGATCGGTGGTTTTCTTGCCGCGTTCTCGTACTCATCGCTTTTTCTTTTGACCGCCGCCACGAGCGCCACGGTCGCGCTTCTCATTTACTTCAAAGTCGAGGAATCGATGAAACCAGGCGATTCCAACGAGCGCTTCAGCTTCAAAGACTTGCTGAAATTGAGGAATGACCACCGTTTCTTCGTTTTTTGTGTCTTTTCGCTCATCCTTTGGATTGTCGTCGCGCAAATGTCCTCGACGTTCTCTGTTTTCTCCACATCCGAAGTCAAAGTTTCAGTAATTGAAATTGGTTATCTTTATACAATCAACGGTCTGATCGTCGTTTTTGCTCAACTTCCCATCGCGAGGTACATTTCACGATTCAACATGTCGACGGTAATCGCCACTGGTGCGCTCGTTTATTCGATCGGATATTTCCTTGTCGGATTTGCCTTCGGATTCCTCTTTCTCGCATTCTGCATGGTGATTATTACTTTGGGAGAAATTATCACTTCGCCATCATCTATGAATCTTGTTGCGAACATGTCGCCAGAGAACGAAAGGGGTCTCTACATGGGATTTTTCGGACTCTTTACATCTTTTGGATGGTCGCTCGGTCCTTTCATTGGAGGCGTATCGATCGATTTGCTCTCGAAATCACCAGTCCTGATGTGGGGGTTTATCTCATCCTTCGGAGTGATCAGCGCGATCGGCTATATCCTCCTAGGTAGAAGACTTCCATCCCGTTTAAACAGAGTTGCGAACAACAGGGAGAGCAAGAATTAA
- the dnaK gene encoding molecular chaperone DnaK — translation MPKIIGIDLGTSNSAAAVMEGGRPTIIPSAEGTSLGGKAFPSYVAFTKDGQLLVGEPARRQAITNPEGTIAAIKRKMGTDYKVRVFGKEYTPQQISAFILQKIKRDAEAYLGEEVKKAVITVPAYFNDNQRQATKDAGEIAGLEVVRIINEPTAAALAYGIDKAGKSQKIMVFDLGGGTLDVTIMEFSEGVFEVLSTSGDTQLGGTDMDEALIRYVVENFKKDTGIDLTQDKMAMWRVREACEKAKIELSTTMSTDINLPFITADASGPKHLAMTITRAKLEELVTPIVERCKGPMITAMDDAHLKPEDIDSVILVGGPTRMPIVQRLVERVVGKKIQRGIDPMECVAMGAAIQGAVLAGEIKDVLLLDVTPLSLGIETLGGITTKLIERNTTIPTRKSQIFTTAADNQTSVEIHVVQGEREMAKDNTSLGRFHLTGIPPAPRGVPQIEVTFDIDANGILHVSAKDLGTGKQQSITITASTKLSKEEIERMIAEAQKFAEQDKKQREKVEAINQADAMIYNANKTLQELGEKVTKEEKEKIEKAIEELKAAMSGGETATIKAKTDALMKEVFQMSSRIYQSASHQKEEGGQRKDSGGGGKGDGKGDGEGFVDADYRIVDDK, via the coding sequence ATGCCAAAGATAATCGGAATTGATCTCGGAACGAGTAACTCGGCAGCAGCCGTGATGGAAGGTGGAAGACCAACGATTATTCCGAGCGCTGAAGGAACGAGCCTCGGAGGAAAAGCTTTCCCTTCATATGTCGCCTTTACTAAAGATGGCCAGTTGTTAGTAGGAGAACCCGCTAGACGGCAGGCCATTACGAATCCCGAAGGCACGATCGCGGCGATCAAAAGAAAAATGGGAACGGATTACAAAGTCAGAGTTTTTGGGAAGGAGTACACGCCTCAGCAGATATCGGCGTTTATTCTTCAAAAGATCAAGCGGGATGCGGAAGCCTATCTTGGAGAAGAGGTGAAGAAGGCAGTCATCACGGTTCCCGCATATTTTAACGACAATCAGAGGCAGGCGACTAAAGACGCTGGTGAGATCGCAGGACTCGAAGTCGTGAGAATCATTAACGAGCCCACGGCAGCCGCGCTCGCGTATGGGATTGATAAAGCAGGAAAGTCTCAAAAGATCATGGTTTTCGATCTTGGCGGCGGTACGCTCGATGTGACAATCATGGAATTCAGCGAGGGCGTTTTCGAGGTTCTTTCGACGAGCGGTGATACTCAGCTTGGCGGAACCGATATGGATGAAGCACTTATCAGGTACGTTGTGGAGAATTTCAAGAAAGACACGGGCATTGATCTGACGCAGGATAAAATGGCGATGTGGAGGGTGAGAGAAGCGTGCGAGAAAGCTAAGATTGAGCTTTCGACGACGATGTCCACAGACATCAACCTTCCATTCATCACAGCGGACGCATCTGGGCCAAAGCACCTAGCGATGACGATCACGAGGGCGAAACTCGAGGAACTCGTCACGCCGATCGTCGAAAGGTGCAAGGGTCCGATGATCACAGCGATGGACGACGCTCATTTGAAACCGGAGGACATCGACTCGGTCATCCTTGTCGGTGGCCCGACACGGATGCCGATCGTTCAGAGGCTCGTTGAAAGGGTCGTCGGTAAGAAGATTCAGCGTGGAATTGATCCAATGGAATGCGTAGCTATGGGAGCGGCGATTCAGGGTGCCGTTCTGGCCGGAGAGATCAAGGACGTCTTGCTCCTCGACGTGACGCCACTTTCGCTTGGCATCGAAACGCTCGGCGGGATCACCACGAAACTGATCGAACGCAACACGACAATCCCGACAAGGAAGAGTCAAATATTCACAACGGCGGCCGACAATCAGACAAGTGTTGAGATTCATGTTGTGCAGGGCGAAAGGGAAATGGCGAAGGACAACACCTCGCTAGGAAGATTCCACCTCACTGGTATTCCGCCAGCTCCCAGAGGTGTTCCGCAGATCGAGGTCACATTCGACATCGATGCGAACGGGATATTACATGTTTCCGCAAAAGATCTCGGAACTGGCAAACAACAGAGCATCACGATTACGGCAAGCACAAAGCTTTCAAAAGAAGAAATCGAAAGAATGATTGCTGAAGCTCAAAAGTTCGCTGAGCAGGATAAGAAACAGAGGGAGAAGGTCGAGGCGATCAACCAGGCTGACGCGATGATTTACAATGCGAACAAGACGCTCCAGGAACTTGGGGAGAAGGTGACTAAGGAAGAGAAAGAGAAAATTGAAAAGGCGATTGAGGAATTGAAAGCAGCGATGTCTGGTGGCGAAACAGCGACGATCAAAGCGAAGACAGATGCGCTGATGAAGGAGGTCTTCCAGATGTCTTCACGAATCTACCAAAGCGCCTCTCATCAGAAAGAAGAGGGAGGTCAGAGAAAGGACAGCGGAGGCGGCGGAAAGGGCGACGGGAAAGGTGATGGTGAAGGCTTTGTCGACGCTGACTACAGAATCGTCGATGATAAGTGA
- the dnaJ gene encoding molecular chaperone DnaJ: protein MTKRDYYEILGVSRDATVDEIKKAYRRLARQYHPDVSQLDRKTAEEKFKEISEAYEVLVDEEKRKLYDMYGHAGVSGQFRDGQFTWRDFSHMSDLRDIFSDLGNFGFGDFTFGDLGFGDSIFDILFGRGDAYRRAREGPRRGQSLRYDIEITLQEAASGVTKELAIPHSVKCDDCGGTGAKDGKISTCPACDGKGQKSTVERRGYSQFISITTCPRCRGTGKIVVEPCPKCHGEGITYKTSRINITIPKGIEDGTRLRIPGAGEADAEGGPPGDLFVVVHVKEDELFKRNGADIWIDWPISFPQAALGAEIEVPTLWGKAKLKIPPGTQGGTVFRLRGSGIEKFDGSGKGDQFVRVKIEVPQKLTEEQKNLLKKFAELENEPKGRFSRFRKSS, encoded by the coding sequence ATGACAAAGCGCGATTATTACGAAATATTGGGCGTCAGCAGGGACGCCACAGTCGATGAGATCAAGAAGGCTTACCGAAGGTTAGCGCGACAGTATCATCCAGATGTGTCACAACTCGACAGGAAGACGGCAGAGGAGAAATTCAAGGAAATTTCGGAAGCGTATGAGGTTCTCGTTGACGAGGAAAAAAGGAAACTCTATGACATGTATGGGCACGCAGGTGTTAGCGGACAGTTCAGAGACGGACAGTTTACCTGGAGAGACTTCAGTCACATGTCCGATCTGCGTGATATATTCTCCGATCTCGGCAACTTCGGGTTTGGCGATTTCACATTTGGAGACCTGGGATTCGGTGATAGCATCTTTGACATTCTTTTCGGGCGTGGAGATGCATATCGGAGAGCGAGAGAGGGACCACGAAGGGGACAGTCTCTGCGCTACGACATCGAAATCACGCTTCAGGAAGCTGCGAGTGGTGTAACAAAGGAGCTTGCAATTCCTCATTCGGTGAAATGCGATGATTGTGGTGGCACCGGCGCGAAGGATGGTAAGATTTCTACCTGCCCGGCCTGCGATGGGAAGGGGCAGAAAAGTACAGTCGAGCGCAGAGGCTATAGCCAGTTCATTTCAATTACCACGTGCCCGCGGTGTAGAGGAACTGGCAAGATCGTAGTCGAGCCGTGTCCGAAATGTCATGGGGAGGGCATTACATACAAGACTTCGAGAATCAACATCACGATTCCAAAAGGCATTGAGGACGGCACGCGTCTTCGCATACCGGGTGCTGGAGAAGCTGATGCAGAGGGAGGACCACCGGGTGATCTATTCGTCGTTGTGCATGTTAAGGAAGACGAGCTCTTCAAACGTAATGGTGCGGATATTTGGATTGATTGGCCAATTTCGTTCCCTCAAGCAGCACTCGGTGCGGAGATCGAAGTTCCGACTCTGTGGGGTAAAGCGAAGTTAAAGATACCGCCTGGTACGCAGGGCGGCACGGTATTCAGATTGCGGGGAAGCGGAATTGAAAAATTCGACGGCTCTGGCAAAGGGGATCAGTTCGTGCGGGTCAAAATCGAAGTACCCCAGAAGCTGACAGAAGAACAAAAGAATCTGCTGAAAAAGTTTGCAGAATTGGAAAACGAACCGAAGGGACGTTTCAGCAGGTTTAGGAAAAGCTCCTGA
- a CDS encoding proteasome-activating nucleotidase, with amino-acid sequence MLIAEMKEKIELLERRNSELLEEARRLEGEKRYIESELFRLQKEIKRMRTEMERLKSPPLIIGIIKDVLSDGRVVVKSSTGPDFIVSTSEYVPVQDLVVGARVALNKQTLAVMGVLPPSLDPIVVGAEIIEKPNITYDEIGGLDEQIREVREAVEDPLLRPELYKKVGIEPPKGVLLVGPPGTGKTLLAKAVAHQTKATFIRLVGSELVQKYIGEGARLVRELFELAREKAPSIVFIDELDSIGAKRLEVATSGDREVQRTLMQLLAELDGFNPIGDVKIIGATNRPDILDEALLRPGRFDRIITIPMPNYEARVEIFKIHTKRMNLDKSVNLAQIAAKCESATGADIKAICTEAGMFAIRDNRDYVTMIDFERAVAKVMETEETKCIESGVMFA; translated from the coding sequence ATGTTGATCGCCGAAATGAAGGAGAAAATCGAGCTACTGGAGCGCCGCAATAGTGAGCTATTGGAAGAAGCTCGCAGACTGGAAGGAGAGAAAAGATACATTGAAAGCGAGTTGTTCAGACTCCAAAAGGAAATCAAGAGAATGCGAACTGAAATGGAAAGACTCAAATCACCTCCCCTCATCATTGGCATCATCAAAGATGTTCTTTCTGACGGCAGGGTCGTCGTCAAAAGCTCGACAGGGCCAGATTTCATCGTGAGTACATCGGAATACGTGCCTGTCCAAGATCTCGTGGTCGGCGCGCGCGTTGCATTGAACAAACAGACATTAGCCGTTATGGGCGTTCTACCGCCATCACTCGATCCAATCGTTGTAGGTGCTGAGATCATCGAAAAACCAAATATCACATACGATGAGATCGGCGGATTAGATGAACAGATTAGGGAAGTGAGAGAGGCTGTGGAAGATCCTCTTTTGAGACCAGAATTGTATAAGAAAGTCGGCATCGAACCGCCGAAGGGAGTTTTACTCGTCGGCCCACCTGGGACAGGCAAGACTCTTCTGGCCAAAGCGGTCGCACATCAAACCAAAGCAACCTTTATCAGACTCGTTGGTTCAGAGCTTGTCCAGAAATATATCGGGGAAGGGGCAAGGCTGGTCAGAGAATTGTTCGAGCTCGCGCGGGAAAAGGCACCGAGCATCGTCTTCATCGATGAACTCGATTCTATCGGCGCTAAGAGGCTTGAGGTTGCTACCTCTGGCGATAGAGAAGTGCAGAGAACACTGATGCAGTTATTAGCAGAACTCGATGGTTTCAATCCAATCGGCGATGTCAAGATCATCGGGGCGACGAACAGGCCAGACATTCTCGATGAAGCGCTTCTGAGACCTGGTCGTTTCGATCGGATCATCACGATTCCGATGCCTAACTACGAAGCGAGAGTTGAAATCTTTAAGATTCACACAAAGAGAATGAATCTCGACAAGAGCGTTAACCTCGCCCAGATAGCGGCGAAATGTGAGTCCGCAACGGGTGCTGATATCAAAGCGATATGCACTGAGGCGGGCATGTTTGCGATACGAGATAATCGCGATTACGTCACGATGATCGACTTCGAGAGGGCAGTCGCAAAAGTCATGGAAACAGAAGAAACGAAGTGCATCGAATCGGGCGTCATGTTCGCCTGA
- a CDS encoding helix-turn-helix transcriptional regulator, producing MSDKIAYSMHALEASRIIMDEYCVKILSATLDEPRTAIDLSRQMNIPIAACYRRIRMLQKNGLLRCKEKKLTVEGKYIAAYESLLKRAHILYENGRVRARLEMVSGEQEELVLECK from the coding sequence ATGAGCGACAAAATCGCTTACTCGATGCATGCGTTAGAGGCTTCCAGAATCATCATGGATGAATACTGCGTCAAGATCTTATCCGCGACGCTTGATGAGCCCAGAACTGCGATTGATTTGAGCAGGCAGATGAACATTCCAATCGCGGCATGTTACCGAAGAATACGAATGCTGCAAAAAAATGGACTGTTGAGATGTAAAGAAAAAAAGTTGACCGTTGAGGGCAAATACATTGCGGCTTACGAATCCCTTCTCAAGAGAGCACACATCCTTTATGAAAACGGTAGAGTGAGGGCGCGGCTGGAGATGGTGTCAGGCGAACAAGAAGAACTCGTTCTTGAGTGCAAGTGA
- a CDS encoding ATP/GTP-binding protein, whose amino-acid sequence MRNIYFIGTAGSGKSTLTYAFHDWLELQGLDSIVVNLDPGAEAIPYIPDVDIRDWIRLNEIMNEYGLGPNGAQIVCADLIALNIKEVVSTVEEFKTNYVLIDTPGQMELFAFRQSSTVVVDEFGREDSFLVFLSDPQLAKTPSGFVSDLMLCAITHFRFAIPILNVLSKIDTLTDEELETIMNWSRDPYALNNALGEAHGMTQSLLSLELFKALENIGMYRELTPVSAELPYGMEDIYNAIQQYFAGGEDLTKD is encoded by the coding sequence ATGCGAAACATTTACTTTATCGGAACGGCTGGTAGCGGAAAAAGTACATTGACGTATGCTTTTCACGATTGGCTAGAACTTCAGGGGCTTGACTCTATCGTTGTAAATCTTGATCCAGGTGCAGAAGCGATCCCCTACATACCAGATGTTGATATACGGGATTGGATTCGTCTCAATGAAATCATGAATGAATACGGATTGGGGCCCAATGGTGCACAGATTGTTTGTGCCGATCTAATCGCACTCAACATCAAGGAAGTCGTTTCGACAGTCGAGGAGTTCAAAACGAATTATGTGCTCATCGATACCCCTGGTCAGATGGAATTATTCGCATTTAGGCAGTCAAGTACAGTCGTCGTTGATGAGTTCGGGAGGGAAGATTCGTTCCTTGTCTTTCTCTCAGATCCGCAGCTCGCAAAAACTCCATCTGGCTTCGTGTCGGATCTGATGCTCTGCGCGATAACGCATTTCAGGTTTGCAATCCCAATTTTAAACGTTCTTTCAAAAATTGATACCCTCACCGACGAGGAACTCGAGACAATCATGAACTGGTCGAGAGATCCTTACGCGCTGAACAATGCACTCGGGGAAGCGCATGGGATGACACAGAGCTTGCTAAGTCTGGAACTTTTTAAAGCCCTTGAAAATATCGGTATGTACAGAGAGCTCACGCCGGTATCGGCGGAGTTGCCATATGGAATGGAAGATATCTATAATGCAATCCAACAGTACTTTGCCGGCGGAGAAGATCTGACAAAGGATTGA
- a CDS encoding TIGR00270 family protein — protein MLCELCGKETERTTRIFIEGTTLNVCRDCAKFGEVRKSGKKESTPQTVITKRLEIREKRMKPKDVYESEETTLELVPDYPRIIREARMVRDWKQETLAAKINEKVSVINKIERGDMRPDDALVKKLEKELGIKLMEKVPIIKTETKSSTAKGLTLGDIIKLKKE, from the coding sequence ATGCTCTGCGAACTCTGCGGTAAAGAGACCGAGCGTACGACACGCATTTTCATCGAGGGGACGACTCTGAACGTTTGCAGAGATTGCGCAAAATTCGGAGAGGTGCGCAAATCGGGCAAGAAGGAATCGACACCCCAAACAGTCATCACGAAGCGTCTCGAAATCAGGGAGAAAAGAATGAAACCGAAAGACGTCTATGAATCTGAGGAAACAACTCTGGAATTGGTACCCGATTACCCGAGAATCATTCGGGAAGCTCGGATGGTGAGGGACTGGAAGCAGGAGACGCTTGCTGCGAAAATCAATGAAAAGGTCAGCGTCATCAACAAGATCGAGCGTGGGGATATGCGCCCAGATGACGCACTAGTCAAGAAACTGGAAAAAGAATTGGGGATCAAGCTGATGGAGAAGGTCCCTATCATAAAGACTGAAACGAAATCATCGACAGCCAAGGGATTAACGTTGGGAGACATCATTAAATTGAAAAAAGAGTGA
- a CDS encoding nucleotide exchange factor GrpE: protein MVDEKGMNTETQEATGETKSQEDVQRLLGEIENLRKQMEELRKELDKQTNLAKEYLDLAKRIQADFDNHKKRVVKEREEIIRCANENLICDLLSTVDDLERALSANCQPEELRTGLNHIYNNLMSLLHSYGLKEIPSDGKFDPEYHEAIAIEEGEDGKILEVYQKGYLLGSKVIRHSKVKVAKEKSGGDDNAKDNRN, encoded by the coding sequence ATGGTTGACGAAAAGGGCATGAATACCGAAACGCAGGAGGCAACTGGGGAAACGAAAAGCCAGGAGGACGTGCAGCGCCTACTCGGTGAAATCGAAAACCTTCGCAAGCAGATGGAAGAATTGAGAAAAGAGCTGGATAAACAAACAAATCTAGCTAAAGAATATCTGGATCTGGCAAAGCGTATCCAGGCTGACTTCGACAATCACAAGAAGCGCGTTGTGAAAGAAAGAGAGGAGATCATCCGATGCGCCAATGAGAATCTTATCTGCGATCTATTATCTACAGTTGATGACCTTGAAAGGGCTCTGAGCGCAAATTGTCAGCCTGAGGAACTCAGAACTGGTTTGAATCACATTTACAATAATTTAATGTCATTGCTTCATTCCTATGGTCTGAAGGAGATACCCTCAGATGGCAAATTCGATCCAGAATATCATGAGGCAATCGCTATCGAGGAGGGAGAGGATGGAAAGATACTTGAGGTGTATCAAAAGGGGTATCTCCTCGGATCTAAGGTCATCAGACATTCCAAGGTGAAAGTGGCAAAGGAAAAATCAGGAGGTGATGATAATGCCAAAGATAATCGGAATTGA